In Panicum virgatum strain AP13 chromosome 4N, P.virgatum_v5, whole genome shotgun sequence, a single window of DNA contains:
- the LOC120671087 gene encoding BURP domain-containing protein 12-like, whose product MPSPPPPPRAVLLLLLLLLPHNAAAAAAGASSAVNPFTAKAAFIRYWNRKVPNNRPHPAFFVAKLSPLPAADTASFPSALPDIRARLPALCSRAGLLCAGPADAAAASLAAAAGPFTGYSNANFSNYGTGGDAGADAFRNYSPDLNIAADSFRRYGRDSSGRTDRFESYEADGNVVTANFTSYAGGATGGSGSFAAYASETNVPDSTFTNYDAAANGRRRGFASYSQEANHGGNGFSGYGKGGNGVRETFASYGNESNVLASAFANYGESANGATDTFTSYGVEGNVPENTFRSYGAGANAGVDTFKKYRDDANVGDDRFSSYAKGANGGAAEFQSYGNSANPGSTTFKGYGEGTNANHHIGFKEYAGENNTFKGYAESGVDFKEYHNTSSSAAAALTVSAEAATSMQHQHLRWSPEPEKFFRERELVAGNRMPMPDIRDKMPPRAFLPREIATRIPFESDAVSEVFGVPLDTAMGKAVASTVAECQRAPSKGETKRCATSAEDVVDFAVEMLGNDVVVRSTASTAGGGGDIQLGAVTGVDGGRVTRSVSCHQSLFPYLVYYCHSVPKVRVYEADITAADGPREKINHGVAICHLDTSDWSPTHGAFVALGGKPGEVEVCHWIFEGDMTWTVAD is encoded by the coding sequence ATGCCTTCTCCCCCTCCGCCTCCCCGCGCCGTCCTCCTactcctactgctgctcctcccgcacaatgccgccgccgccgctgccggcgcgtCATCGGCGGTGAACCCGTTCACGGCGAAGGCGGCCTTCATCCGCTACTGGAACCGCAAGGTGCCCAACAACCGCCCGCACCCCGCCTTCTTCGTCGCCAAGCTctccccgctcccggccgccgaCACCGCCTCCTTCCCCTCCGCACTGCCCGACATCCGCGCCCGCCTCCCCGCGCTCTGCTCCAGGGCCGGCCTCCTCTGCGCCGGCCCGGCCGACGCAGCCGCGGCgtcgctcgccgcggccgcgggcccGTTCACGGGCTACAGCAACGCCAACTTCTCCAACtacggcaccggcggcgacgcgggggcCGACGCGTTCCGGAACTACTCCCCGGACCTCAACATCGCGGCCGATTCCTTCCGCCGCTACGGGCGCGACTCGTCCGGCCGCACCGACCGCTTCGAGTCCTACGAGGCCGACGGCAACGTCGTCACCGCCAACTTCACCTCCTacgccggcggcgccacggGCGGCTCGGGCTCCTtcgccgcctacgcctccgagACCAACGTCCCGGACTCCACCTTCACCAActacgacgccgccgccaacggccgccgccgcggcttcgCGTCCTACTCCCAGGAGGCCAACCACGGGGGCAACGGCTTCTCCGGCTACGGCAAGGGCGGCAACGGCGTGCGGGAGACATTCGCGTCCTACGGCAACGAGTCCAACGTCCTGGCCTCCGCCTTCGCCAACTACGGCGAGTCCGCCAACGGCGCCACCGACACCTTCACGAGCTACGGCGTCGAGGGGAACGTCCCCGAGAACACGTTCCGGAgctacggcgccggcgccaatgCAGGCGTCGATACCTTCAAGAAGTACCGCGACGACGCCAATGTCGGCGACGACAGGTTCTCCTCCTACGCCAAGGGCGccaacggcggcgccgccgagttCCAGAGCTACGGGAACTCGGCCAACCCGGGCAGCACCACCTTCAAGGGGTACGGCGAGGGCACCAACGCCAACCATCACATTGGCTTCAAGGAGTACGCTGGCGAGAACAACACCTTCAAGGGCTACGCCGAGAGCGGCGTCGACTTCAAGGAGTACCACAACACCtccagctccgcggcggcggcgctgacggtGTCGGCGGAGGCAGCGACGTCGATGCAGCACCAGCACCTCAGGTGGtcgccggagcccgagaaattCTTCAGGGAGCGGGAGCTCGTGGCCGGGAACCGGATGCCAATGCCGGACATCAGGGACAAGATGCCGCCCCGCGCGTTCCTGCCCAGGGAGATCGCCACCAGGATACCATTCGAGTCCGATGCTGTCTCGGAGGTGTTCGGGGTGCCCCTCGACACGGCGATGGGGAAAGCCGTGGCGTCCACGGTGGCCGAGTGCCAGCGCGCGCCCAGCAAGGGCGAGACGAAGCGGTGCGCGACCTCGGCCGAGGACGTCGTGGACTTCGCCGTGGAGATGCTGGGCAACGACGTCGTGGTGCGCAGCACGGCctccacggccggcggcggcggggacatcCAGCTCGGCGCCGTCACGGGCGTGGACGGCGGCAGGGTGACCCGGTCCGTGTCGTGCCACCAGAGCCTGTTCCCGTACCTGGTGTACTACTGCCACTCGGTGCCCAAGGTGCGGGTGTACGAGGCCGACATCACCGCGGCCGACGGCCCTCGCGAGAAGATCAACCACGGCGTTGCCATCTGCCACCTCGACACGTCCGACTGGAGCCCGACGCACGGCGCGTTCGTCGCGCTCGGCGGGAAGCCCGGTGAGGTCGAGGTGTGCCACTGGATCTTCGAGGGCGACATGACGTGGACGGTAGCGGATTGA